The sequence aaatcaaaattggtCGGTTGCAGAACAAAAAGATAAACATTGCATTTTGAAATTCCCAAGTGCTCTTATCAATGTTGAAATTTTGTAGTGTTTATTATGGAAATTAAAAGAGATTCATCTTTAGATACACTATTAACACTATTAATGAAATAGTCCACTCTGGGACATATCGAAAGCAGATGCTGTTACAGTAGAATGTGATTCTTATATACACAATTCAATTATCAATTATCAAGTCCCACGTATAACATTGGAAAATGTAATTCAAGTTATTgtgaaacaacaaaaaatgcGCTCAAATTTGTCCAAAATTTTTAGTTGCCATTCTTTTAAGCAGTAGAGCGACAAAGCTATGATAATCTACGGAGTGGGCTATATTTTTAATACACATTTTTTGGATAATTATTACGAAGcaatataaaataaatcaaGTATAATATCACAAAAATGCAATTTCTTCAACGCAGCACAAACAACACAGTAGAACAGTAGCGATGCACACTATCACACTGCATGATCACTGTCGAAACATCGTGCGTAGTTCGAACCTCAATTGTGTCTCTTTATGGTCGATGGTTATAACACGTTTCCGGAGTAAATGAGTAAAATTTCCCAACTCTGTTCTTATTCGCAGGTCCCATCGGTGCCAGCATCGTGGCTATGTGCCCCAAAAACGTGGGTCTCCACACGAACCCAGCTCTGGCAATGTGCAAGCCAACGTTCGAGGTTCGCCCGCCACCAGTGCTTAACACAATGACCAACCCAGCGCCAGCAGTTCCTGCGCCGGTCACTAACAAACCGCTGCTGATTCCGCGCGATGCCAGTATTGGGAAATTCAGCAATAGCAATAACAACAATAGCAGCACCATAAACGCCAATGGTAACGCAAGCACCGTTACCAACAACACCGAAAACGGAAACAACACCAAATGAAGCCAGGCCGCGTGGCTCGAAAAGCTGGTTCACTTCCTGGAACGTGTTCTCACACGGCTGGCCACAACTTTTCGAAGTCTTACTTTGTACATTCGACAGAGATACATTTAGCTAGCTTTATGTAAATACATCAGAAACTGAAACTGTACATATTTTAACAGTCTCGCAGCATTAATAGCATcgtgttacaaaaaaaaaagaaaatgtggTGAGCTTCTCATTTACATACTGAAGGCTACTCATCTGGTCGAATACATCCTGGATGTATATTTGTATTCAAACAATGAAAATGGACCTCAAACCATTTATTTTAACGATTCATCTACAGTATGTAGCTCAGAAAGGTCACAACATGTGTAACACCGTGCAGTATATAGTTATGAAAAAGTATCTAAGAAATTTACTATTCAGTCTCGATGGAGTTTTATCCTTCAAAAGTGCGTGATTTGCAGTGAAGCAATGCTTTAACATTCAATTCTTGCTAAAacgaaaatataaacaaaacaagTATTCTTATGATCGCTCAATTAGAACGTAATGTTTTGGTCCGTATTGCATCAGAGGAAAGACACAACCGGCGATAGGGACTACTTTCATCTTGATACTCGCTTATTACAGTACAAACCCAGCCGCTGGTTATTATCAGTCGAAACATAAAATCTCATTCCACAGGTTTCGTATACTTTCGTAACAACCACTACAAAGCTACGGGTCAAGAaacttttaatttgttttattatcGACCGGATAAATGGACCAAAAATGGACGGACCTAGAATAGGCTTCAAACTCAGACTAGTTACCCATTTACACGATATTCCATCGTAGACCAAATGGTAGACTTTCCATCGAAATAGCTTTCCTTCCCTGCGAAAATAGTCCAATCCAATAAATGAGAGAACATTTTATTTGACCGAGTCATACAAACCTGATTCATTTTCAATCGAGGTAGCAAAAGCAGTAAATGTGATACAAGTAGAGATAACTAAGAAAAGTTTGGACTGGAACTCAGAAGAAacgaaaaaatctaataatcgaCGCAAACCATTTGAAGAGTTGTGCAGTTTGACTCACAGAGTAAATGTCAAATCACGTTCTTAGTAAACAACAATTTTAACATGAAATTAGTAATATAGTAAGATTCGCCATTAATCGTTTAGTAAAGTGAAACCGATTCTGACACAATTGCAGCAGAAACTTGCACCAGCTTCTATTTATTTTATGCGGTTCAAAACTGAGGCTGAAATTCCGATTACGAACTGTATGAGTGAACTTCAATCATGGATTAATATTtacgaaaaacaatttttaacgTGTCTTTCTTTATCTGGATATGGATAAATAAAATGCTGATGGCCAGCGAAAATTGTCGAAAAGCTAACTGAAAATTGATGTCACAAATAGTTTAATTTTGTCCGAAAATTCCCAAACGTCGAATAAGTGTAGTATGAGATCTACTCGTTGAGTTGATTAGCTTTGATGAATAggtattacaaaatatttttcaccaaaatcgcaaccacagaattgttcggtaattatttcacaggTCCTCTAATAATGTTCCTATTGTTTAACTGTCAAAATCATCGAAGACCagtaaaattatggatcatactTATCTATGAGGGTTTCACTCATGATGTATTGGTCACTAGCCTAACTATCGAAAAAAAAGTGCTATGAtcatttgatgattttagtgttaaAAGTTAGGGCCGCCAAAGTATATTCTTCTTTCAGCATTAAAGGGAATCAAAATCTTTCGGATATTCAAATGAAACTAGAAACCAAGAGTGTTTTATACACATTTAATTACTGGCAAGCACTCACAGCTAATAAatatatacacacacacatacatttaCTTCctaatcatatttttatttaccCAGCACACGGAAGCTGATTGTACCTCAGACAAGCTCCGATGTTATCCTCTGGACTCCCCTTATCTAAACCTTCACCAAAATGTATTCCCAGCCCGAAAGGAGTAACCGAAGTTTCCACCCTGCACGGAGACACTCCCGCCGGGCACAACGAGTTCCCACAATGCACCGGAATACAACTGGGCAAATCACCCATCCCAGCCCCGATAAAATCTTCCACTATGCAGGGCAGCGTTATTCGGTCCTTGCAATTGGAAATAAACTGCCGCGAATAGCCTCCAAAAAAGCGACCTTGCCTATGAGATCCATCGAAACTTCGATATGAATCGAAAATACTCCGCGAAAAGAACGACGGGAAGAAGCTACCGAAGAAGCCACCCCCACCACCCCCTCCAGAGCCCTCATCAGCAGCATCGGGGTCGTCTGCCTGTGGCTCATCTGCTTCGGGGGTGTCCGCCGCCGGGTCGTCGGCTGCAACTGGTTCGTCTGCTGCCCCTGCATCGTCTGCCGGTGTGTCAAGCAAACCAGGACTTCCCTCACCGTCCGCTGCGGAAACCAAGTCAGCGGGAGTGTCAGCAGCCGGTGCTAACGGATCACTTGCAATAGATGGATCCGAAAATGTTCCTGTCCCACCCGTACTACCTGGCCCTGCTGATCCGCCAGGGCCTCCCGACGATCCTCCGGGAAAACCACCACTCCCGTCAGACAGAGGATTTGCTATCCTAAAAGATTGATCATCGCACGGCTCGTAAGCAACCGAGCACATGTCTTTCTCCTGTCGTATGCACGCTCTATAATTGTGGTTCGCTAAATGTCTCCCATTTTCGGCAAAGTTGAACGTTTGAATCACTCCTTCCAGCCCGGTATAATACTGCATGCATCCGCTCGGTGCCCGCTGGCTGAATGGAATCTGTGTAATCTTGATTTCCCACAACCGTTGTGTGAAGGACCGCGGCGAAAAGTTCATAAACAGCTCAATCTCCTCATCTGCCCGGCTCTTCGGACTCAGGTCATAGTACAAATGCTGGCCACTATTCTGACCGCACAGGTCAAACGGCAACACTCCGCCAATTAGCTTGAATACGTCCCCTTCGCAAATTCCTGTCCGTCGATTCGGTTGTCCCTGCGGagtgaaaccaaataaaccaAATGCACAAACCGTTCAACAGGTTGAACGCAATGAATCTAATTACGCTCAATTACCAATGCAAAATGGATGAAATCGAATTTGAGTTGGGTGATTTCGTCGCTCATCAGCTTGATCTTCAGCTTGCATAGTGACATGTCCCGGGGAAGCAGCGCCGGAAAGCTCGGAGACACGAAGTACGTAATGTTGTTGGCCATCTCCTGGTCGCATGTGGCGGTGACTGAATGGGTTCGTTTTCGGGTTGACGGGAAgagaagaaatgaaaagtttCAACGCAAATTAGCTTGGTCAAAGTTTgacaataaaatgaataaataaacacTAAATATCCGGACCAGCGCCGGCAGCAATGAAATTCAGCCTTACAGACGCAGCACACGCCGAAACCGAGCGCACATTGGCCACGCGACGAACCACCCTTGATGCGGCACTCGTACGTATTCAGGCACTGACCGGTGCGGAGCCCGTCGTCCGAAAGGCACTCGTCATCCACTGGGACCGGGAAAAAGTTGAGCACTGGAAAATGGATAGAAATAGGGAGATAACAGAGAATTTTGGAATTAATTACCGCACGGAATCCTTGTGAGTGATGGCAGTTGGTTATGGAGTTTCGCAAAATACAATTTTCTGGCCAAACAAGAGAGCAAGATTGGTTTTGGTGTACGGTGACTTCGGGCGGAAACTCAAAATTAAAAGTTGGATGTTATTTAAGACGGTTTAGGTTTTCCATTTATGGCACGGGCATGGTTGATAaggatttttatcaaattatagcCGAGAAATAAATCCAAGGTTTTTAATGcggtttaaaaaaatgtagtaAGTTATGAGAAACCCGATTTTCGATAAGGTTTTTTCTTTAATTactttatttgagtgattttttcaCGAAGAGTAGTTCATTACTTATTCGATTAAGTTTTTACGTATATTTTAAGATTTACGCCGTTTTCttcaaacgttttttttttattttgctcggCACATATTCCCGCGTAAAACCAACTTCAGCCTACTTGAGAGACTGCTATTGGTAGTGAGAACATAATACGACGAATCCTAGAAATACAACAATATATTTTCTTAGCTCAAAACATGGATTGAGCTAGGGCTCAGTTTGTTAGATGTTGCTCCGCAAAACGCTAAACAAAAGCAACCTCTGCGTTTTCACTTCGAAATTAGAAAGTCCGCGTCAAAAACGGAACATAAATAGGATATAAATAAAACAACTTTCATTAAACATAtctgaaagttaaaaaaaatctgaattttcattaattcatctagatataaaacaaagtacaaggttttcaaatatattgtgaaattttccatataaatatttctgctaaattattttattaaattaaaattttataaaaattttgaGCATTTTATATTCAGTATTAAAAAAGGGGTGTTCTATAGAGCTCATATTCAGAACACTGAGAGATTACCTGAAGCATTCAGCGCAGTAGCGAGCAGTTGGCCCCCGTCAACGACGCCAGCTATTGGTGCCTTGGTATGAGGTGCCTCGAACAGGGAtagaaaaagtcatttcaacTACACTCACACAGCTGACATCCCACAcgcaatcaagttgctagtccttcccgaatttgaatgtgcAAATGAATAGAACGGCatgttcatcgtaaaccaagtggcacattacgttaaagtataatcaaaaggatgccgaaaaacttagctaaagaaggcacgttgctggaatgtccacgaaaaaaaaatataacgctTTGAAGATttagtgttcaaaccatatgcaaaaaatcattcattctgccagcactgccgaactacgtggagcaataatttaactgtgttttacttcaaaattattgattttataggactttggagctaatgggagatattcgtaataatttcacaaagtaaaaattccgactagaaggaaaatgggttttgccctctgacaattacaggttgtccggtagtgctggcagaaacattgatgtCCTACATATcgtttaaacaatcaattttcgaaacgtaataacatttttagtAAGCCCTCCAGCTGCGTACCTTATTTGGCAAAGTCTTTCGTCATCCTCCAGGCTATATACCaacatattgagtcacgtgattgatgataaattgaagccgctaagagcaaaaatgtgaaaaagtacgttttcccataataatctccatgtaaatttaaaacgcgatgcggcatgcaaggtcgcaaccaatcgagcccatattttgcacagttgattggggtcccaaaatgattcagaaaaaccttgatctcacttgatcggacgaagtttgcgttttcccatacaattgcgccccactctaatatatataGAGTGATCTTGATCAAACAATGAATCTCGCCTTAACTTGTCGAAATATTTGGACTCtagttttgattatttttttggtttttcagACACTTTTAGAATCGGATGCAAGGTGCCAGATTAAAATTTGAAACCAGTAAAAATCggattatattattttttcaatattacGGGCTAGGGAATGGAatacattcttcttcttattggcattacacccccacactgggacagagccgcctcacagcttagtgttcattaagcacttccacagttattaactgcgaggtttctaagccaggttaccattgaggctaacacgatgatacttgcccaggaaagtcgagacaatttccaatccgaaaattgcctaggccggcaccgtgaacccagccaccctcagcatgatcttgctttgtagccgcgcgtcttaccgcacggctaaggagggcccctaggttgaccaaataaaaaaaataaaactccaTGTAGTctgaaaaaagtttattttggcGATACCTCCGATGCCAGCAAACCAGAAACTACTATGAGTGCAATATAGAAAACAGGAAAcccgttgttttttttttcttgaccaGA comes from Armigeres subalbatus isolate Guangzhou_Male chromosome 2, GZ_Asu_2, whole genome shotgun sequence and encodes:
- the LOC134213391 gene encoding uncharacterized protein LOC134213391, which codes for MLVKNMSKLNVNHRELIALPRAAATSAVLALTTLLMMPMLLRNGCQAAPSLAAKSWPVMKNYDIWGTTPAEQVSPGADLSLSSSFSPDSLLSSPWTRNIRNGTVFRRSRVFGMDGSLENDVFDLDQSNAFDAGANRTRGRSAKVLNFFPVPVDDECLSDDGLRTGQCLNTYECRIKGGSSRGQCALGFGVCCVFTATCDQEMANNITYFVSPSFPALLPRDMSLCKLKIKLMSDEITQLKFDFIHFALGQPNRRTGICEGDVFKLIGGVLPFDLCGQNSGQHLYYDLSPKSRADEEIELFMNFSPRSFTQRLWEIKITQIPFSQRAPSGCMQYYTGLEGVIQTFNFAENGRHLANHNYRACIRQEKDMCSVAYEPCDDQSFRIANPLSDGSGGFPGGSSGGPGGSAGPGSTGGTGTFSDPSIASDPLAPAADTPADLVSAADGEGSPGLLDTPADDAGAADEPVAADDPAADTPEADEPQADDPDAADEGSGGGGGGGFFGSFFPSFFSRSIFDSYRSFDGSHRQGRFFGGYSRQFISNCKDRITLPCIVEDFIGAGMGDLPSCIPVHCGNSLCPAGVSPCRVETSVTPFGLGIHFGEGLDKGSPEDNIGACLRYNQLPCAG